In Streptococcus respiraculi, one DNA window encodes the following:
- a CDS encoding methionine ABC transporter permease, which translates to MNELLSWIQANFPHIYKMGWGGQTGWGTAIYSTFYMTFVSFGIGGAMGLISGLFLVLTGPRGIAENRGVFWILDKVASVLRGIPFIILLSAISPVTRAIVGTSIGMNAALVPLSLSVYPFFARQVQVVLSELDGGVIEAAQASGATFGDLIMVYFREGLPDLIRVTTLTLISLVGYTAMAGAIGAGGLGQVALSYGYLRSNDDVTFLATLLILIFIFVIQFVGDLITRKISHK; encoded by the coding sequence ATGAATGAATTACTTTCGTGGATTCAGGCCAATTTTCCCCACATTTACAAAATGGGTTGGGGTGGACAAACGGGCTGGGGAACCGCTATTTACAGTACCTTTTATATGACCTTTGTTTCCTTTGGAATCGGTGGTGCGATGGGCTTGATTTCAGGTTTATTCCTTGTCTTGACAGGTCCGCGCGGTATTGCGGAAAATCGTGGCGTTTTTTGGATTTTGGATAAGGTGGCTTCTGTCTTACGTGGGATTCCCTTTATCATCTTGCTTTCAGCTATCTCACCTGTTACCAGAGCGATTGTCGGAACGTCAATCGGGATGAATGCAGCCCTTGTGCCCTTGTCTTTGTCTGTCTATCCGTTCTTTGCCCGTCAGGTTCAGGTAGTTCTTTCAGAGTTGGACGGTGGGGTGATTGAGGCAGCCCAAGCGTCGGGTGCTACCTTTGGCGATTTGATTATGGTCTATTTCCGTGAAGGATTACCAGACTTGATCCGCGTGACAACTCTAACCTTGATTTCCCTTGTTGGCTATACAGCTATGGCTGGAGCAATTGGAGCAGGTGGGTTGGGACAAGTGGCTCTTTCATATGGCTATTTACGCTCAAATGATGATGTTACTTTCCTTGCGACACTTCTTATTCTGATTTTTATCTTTGTTATCCAATTTGTGGGCGATTTGATCACCCGAAAAATTAGTCATAAATAA
- a CDS encoding M20/M25/M40 family metallo-hydrolase, with product MARQAEQIKKFEADAITQAYFEKLKVLISKKSIFAQQIGLLDVATYLKEIFEEAGAEVVLDDSYAAPFVMATFTSPYPDAKTLIFYNHYDTVPADGDQVWTDQPFELSIRDGYIYGRGVDDDKGHITARLSAVQKYLAQHETLPVNIIFIMEGAEESASVDLEKYLEKYQPHLVGADLLVWEQGSRNVLGQLEISGGNKGIVTFDVTVKSADLDIHSSYGGVIDSASCYLMSALQSMRDRDGRILVDGIYEQVEEPNERELALVEEFALATSESVTDIYGLTLPTLVSDRRAFLKRLYFEPSMTIEGFSTGYLGKGVKTIIPAEARAKMEVRLVPGLEPHDILDKIRKHLVKHGFEKVEVTFTLGEMSYRSDMSAPAILNVIELAKRLTPEGVAVLPTSPGTGPMHTVFHALGVPIAGFGLGNANSRDHAGDENVSIADYYSHIELVEELIASYA from the coding sequence ATGGCAAGACAAGCAGAACAAATTAAAAAATTTGAAGCAGATGCGATTACACAGGCTTATTTTGAAAAGTTGAAGGTATTGATTTCCAAGAAGTCGATTTTTGCGCAGCAGATTGGACTTTTGGATGTAGCGACCTATCTGAAGGAAATCTTTGAGGAAGCAGGAGCCGAGGTGGTCTTGGATGACAGTTATGCAGCGCCATTTGTCATGGCAACTTTTACTAGTCCTTATCCAGATGCCAAGACCTTGATTTTCTACAACCACTATGATACGGTGCCTGCTGACGGAGATCAGGTTTGGACGGATCAACCTTTTGAACTCAGTATAAGAGACGGCTATATCTATGGTCGTGGGGTGGACGATGACAAGGGGCATATCACGGCTCGTTTGTCAGCAGTACAGAAATACCTTGCTCAGCACGAGACGCTTCCAGTCAATATCATCTTTATCATGGAAGGAGCAGAAGAATCCGCTTCGGTTGATTTGGAAAAATATCTGGAAAAATACCAGCCCCACTTGGTCGGAGCTGACTTGCTAGTGTGGGAACAGGGCTCTCGTAATGTCTTAGGGCAGTTAGAAATTTCAGGTGGCAATAAGGGAATTGTGACCTTTGATGTTACGGTGAAAAGTGCGGATTTAGATATTCATTCGTCCTACGGCGGGGTAATTGATTCGGCTAGCTGTTATTTGATGTCCGCTCTTCAGTCCATGCGAGACAGGGACGGCCGTATCCTTGTTGACGGTATTTATGAGCAGGTAGAAGAACCTAACGAACGTGAACTGGCCTTAGTGGAAGAATTTGCCCTAGCAACCAGTGAGTCAGTGACCGATATTTATGGCTTGACCCTGCCGACCTTGGTCTCAGACAGAAGAGCATTCTTGAAACGTCTTTATTTTGAGCCGTCTATGACCATTGAAGGATTTTCAACAGGCTACCTAGGAAAGGGTGTGAAGACCATTATTCCTGCTGAGGCTCGTGCGAAAATGGAAGTGCGCTTGGTGCCAGGTTTAGAGCCGCATGACATCTTGGATAAGATTCGTAAGCACCTAGTAAAACACGGTTTTGAGAAGGTAGAAGTGACTTTTACTCTTGGTGAAATGAGTTACCGTAGCGACATGTCTGCGCCAGCTATTTTGAATGTCATTGAGCTTGCAAAACGCTTGACGCCAGAAGGAGTGGCAGTGCTTCCGACCTCACCGGGGACAGGTCCTATGCACACGGTCTTTCATGCCTTGGGAGTTCCGATTGCAGGATTTGGCCTGGGAAATGCCAATAGCCGTGACCATGCAGGCGATGAAAATGTCAGCATTGCAGACTATTACAGCCATATCGAATTAGTAGAGGAGTTAATTGCAAGTTATGCGTAA
- a CDS encoding methionine ABC transporter ATP-binding protein yields the protein MRKEIITLDNIDVTFHQKKRTIEAVKDVTIHIEQGDIYGIVGYSGAGKSTLVRVINLLQVPTAGRICINDDVIFEGSKVTLNAAQLRTKRREIGMIFQHFNLMAQMTAAENVAFALKHSGLSKEEKKAKVAKLLDLVGLADRAENYPAQLSGGQKQRVAIARALANDPKILISDESTSALDPKTTKQILALLQELNEKLGLTIVMITHEMQIVKDICNRVAVMQDGRLIEEGSVLEIFTHPKEVLTQDFIKTATGIDEALVKIYQQDIVKYLPEDSLLVQFKYAGSATDTAIINDLYKTYQVSANILYGNIEILDHTPVGEMVLILTGHQEQLREALTAVTTANVEVMILKGEL from the coding sequence ATGCGTAAGGAGATTATTACACTAGACAATATTGATGTGACTTTTCATCAGAAGAAACGCACCATTGAAGCGGTGAAAGATGTCACGATTCATATTGAACAAGGCGATATCTATGGGATTGTTGGCTATTCAGGTGCTGGGAAGTCAACCTTGGTGCGGGTGATTAACCTCTTGCAGGTGCCCACTGCTGGTCGCATTTGTATCAATGATGACGTCATTTTTGAGGGCAGTAAGGTGACCTTGAATGCCGCTCAATTGCGGACCAAACGCCGCGAAATCGGGATGATTTTTCAACATTTCAATCTAATGGCTCAGATGACAGCTGCCGAAAATGTAGCCTTTGCCTTGAAACATTCGGGCTTGTCTAAGGAAGAAAAAAAGGCCAAGGTAGCGAAACTCTTGGACTTGGTTGGCCTAGCAGACCGAGCTGAGAATTACCCAGCCCAGCTTTCGGGTGGTCAAAAGCAACGTGTAGCCATTGCCCGTGCTCTTGCCAACGATCCGAAAATCTTGATTTCTGACGAGTCGACTTCTGCCCTTGATCCAAAAACCACCAAGCAGATTTTGGCCTTGTTGCAAGAACTCAACGAAAAATTGGGCTTGACTATTGTCATGATTACCCATGAAATGCAGATTGTCAAGGATATTTGTAACCGAGTAGCTGTTATGCAGGATGGACGTTTGATTGAAGAGGGGTCTGTTTTAGAGATTTTCACGCATCCAAAAGAAGTACTGACACAAGACTTTATCAAAACAGCAACAGGAATCGATGAAGCCTTGGTGAAAATCTATCAGCAAGATATTGTCAAATACCTGCCAGAAGACAGTCTCTTGGTTCAGTTTAAGTACGCAGGTTCTGCAACTGACACGGCGATTATCAATGATTTGTATAAGACCTACCAAGTGTCGGCCAATATCTTGTATGGAAATATTGAGATTTTAGATCATACACCGGTTGGAGAAATGGTCTTAATTTTAACAGGTCATCAAGAACAGTTACGTGAGGCCTTGACTGCTGTGACCACGGCTAATGTAGAGGTGATGATTTTGAAAGGAGAACTATAG
- the glyS gene encoding glycine--tRNA ligase subunit beta gives MAKNLLVELGLEEIPAYIVTPAMVQLKDRMAQFLTDNRLDFEEVEMFSTPRRLAVRVRGLADQQEDLTEDFKGPSKKIALDADGNFTKAAEGFVRGKGLTIADITFREIKGEEYVYVTKHEKGKSAKEVLTGIPEVLASMTFPVSMHWASNKFEYIRPVHTLTVLLDDEALKMNFLDISSSRISRGHRFLGHETEIATADSYEDDLRKEFVITDSTEREQMIVEQIRAIEKAHDVVVEIDQDLLNEVLNLVEYPTAFMGAFDAKYLEVPEEVLVTSMKNHQRYFVVRDKTGKLLANFISVRNGNAEFLDNVIKGNEKVLVARLEDGEFFWREDQKLEIADLVERLKAVTFHEKIGSLYEHMGRTAAISALLADQAGLSEEEKTDLARAAAIYKFDLLTGMVGEFDELQGIMGEKYALLAGETPAVAAAIREHYLPNSAEGALPETKVGAVLALADKLDTILSFFSVGLIPSGSNDPYALRRATQGVVRILEAFGWTIAIDELVEKLYALEHDSLAYEHQTEVLDFFRARVEKMMDKSIPKDIVIAVLNSTNFVVSAMIETAHLLSEKAKTVAFKSAVESLSRAFNLAEKAESAMVVDSSLFENAEEKALAEAIEKISLTTDLASDIDKLFALQPVIDAFFDNTMVMVDDEAVKNNRLALLAALTTKAQQVAQFNQINTK, from the coding sequence ATGGCTAAAAATTTACTGGTAGAACTTGGCTTAGAAGAGATCCCAGCTTACATTGTGACGCCTGCCATGGTGCAGTTGAAAGACCGCATGGCACAATTTTTGACAGATAACCGCTTGGATTTTGAAGAGGTTGAGATGTTTTCAACCCCTCGTCGTTTAGCAGTGCGTGTCCGTGGCTTGGCAGATCAGCAAGAGGATTTGACAGAAGATTTCAAAGGCCCAAGCAAGAAAATTGCCTTGGACGCTGATGGGAATTTCACCAAAGCGGCAGAAGGTTTTGTCCGTGGTAAGGGCCTCACGATCGCAGACATCACCTTCCGAGAAATCAAAGGGGAAGAATATGTCTATGTGACCAAGCACGAAAAAGGAAAATCAGCCAAGGAAGTTTTGACTGGTATTCCAGAGGTGCTTGCTTCTATGACCTTCCCAGTCAGCATGCACTGGGCTTCTAACAAATTTGAATACATCCGCCCTGTTCATACTTTGACAGTCTTGTTAGATGATGAAGCGCTGAAGATGAATTTCCTTGATATTTCATCAAGTCGTATCAGTCGCGGTCATCGTTTCCTTGGTCATGAAACAGAAATTGCGACAGCAGACAGCTACGAAGATGACTTGCGGAAGGAATTTGTCATTACAGATAGCACAGAGCGCGAACAGATGATTGTTGAGCAAATCAGAGCGATTGAAAAAGCGCACGATGTGGTTGTTGAGATTGACCAAGACTTGCTCAATGAAGTCTTGAACTTGGTCGAATACCCGACTGCCTTCATGGGAGCTTTTGATGCCAAATACCTCGAAGTTCCAGAAGAAGTTTTGGTAACTTCAATGAAGAATCACCAACGCTACTTTGTTGTCCGTGATAAGACGGGTAAACTCCTTGCGAACTTCATCTCTGTCCGCAACGGAAATGCGGAGTTTCTGGACAATGTCATCAAAGGGAATGAGAAAGTCTTGGTAGCACGTTTGGAAGACGGTGAATTCTTCTGGCGGGAAGACCAAAAATTAGAGATTGCAGACCTTGTGGAGCGCCTGAAAGCCGTGACCTTCCATGAGAAGATTGGCTCCCTTTATGAACATATGGGGCGTACAGCAGCTATTAGCGCTCTCTTGGCTGATCAAGCTGGGCTTTCTGAAGAGGAAAAGACAGACCTTGCGCGTGCAGCAGCTATTTACAAATTTGACCTCTTGACCGGCATGGTCGGTGAATTTGACGAATTGCAAGGGATCATGGGAGAGAAATACGCTCTTCTTGCAGGGGAGACACCAGCCGTTGCGGCAGCTATTCGGGAGCATTACCTGCCAAACAGTGCAGAAGGTGCTCTTCCTGAAACGAAGGTAGGAGCAGTCCTTGCCCTTGCAGATAAATTAGACACGATTTTGTCCTTCTTCTCCGTTGGCTTGATTCCAAGTGGCTCCAATGACCCATATGCCCTTCGTCGTGCAACCCAAGGTGTGGTACGGATTTTGGAGGCCTTTGGCTGGACGATTGCCATTGATGAATTGGTAGAAAAACTCTACGCTCTTGAACATGATAGCCTTGCCTATGAACATCAGACAGAAGTGCTTGATTTCTTCCGCGCTCGTGTAGAGAAAATGATGGATAAGAGTATACCGAAAGACATTGTGATAGCGGTCTTAAACAGCACCAACTTTGTAGTCAGTGCCATGATTGAAACAGCTCATCTTTTGTCAGAAAAAGCCAAAACAGTAGCTTTCAAATCAGCGGTTGAAAGCCTCTCTCGTGCCTTTAACTTGGCAGAAAAAGCAGAGTCAGCCATGGTAGTAGATAGCAGTCTCTTTGAAAATGCTGAGGAAAAAGCTTTGGCAGAAGCTATAGAGAAGATTTCCTTGACTACAGACTTGGCAAGTGATATCGACAAACTCTTTGCTCTTCAACCAGTGATTGACGCTTTCTTTGACAATACCATGGTCATGGTCGACGACGAAGCCGTGAAGAATAACCGCTTGGCTTTACTTGCAGCATTGACCACCAAGGCACAACAGGTTGCCCAATTTAACCAAATCAATACCAAATAG
- a CDS encoding aldo/keto reductase: MKTYTMNNGLTIPALGFGTYLSKDGDEVYNAVRKALEVGYRHIDTAAFYGNEESIGRAIKDSGIAREELYITTKLWNDAHGYEEAKAAFALSMEKLQLDYLDLYLIHWPNPAGIRDRWQEANAAAWRGMEELVAEGKIRSIGVSNFMVRHMDELLKTATIIPAVNQIRLAPGVYQEEIVEYCREKNIVIEAWSPLGRGELFNHPTMLALAEKYGKTVAQVALAWSWAQGFLPLPKSVTDSRIVENLDFEDIALSEEDIVAITAITGVTGAYNPDEVNF, translated from the coding sequence ATGAAAACATATACAATGAATAACGGGCTCACCATTCCAGCACTTGGCTTTGGAACTTATTTGTCAAAAGATGGGGACGAAGTCTACAACGCGGTGCGTAAGGCTTTGGAAGTGGGCTACCGCCATATTGACACAGCAGCTTTTTATGGTAATGAGGAGAGTATCGGACGAGCGATTAAGGATTCGGGAATTGCTCGTGAGGAGCTCTATATTACGACTAAATTGTGGAATGATGCGCATGGATATGAGGAAGCAAAGGCTGCCTTTGCCTTGTCTATGGAAAAATTGCAGTTGGACTATCTTGACTTGTACCTGATTCACTGGCCAAATCCAGCAGGCATTCGGGACCGTTGGCAAGAAGCCAATGCTGCTGCTTGGCGGGGCATGGAAGAGTTGGTTGCAGAAGGGAAAATCCGTTCCATCGGTGTCAGCAATTTCATGGTGCGTCACATGGATGAGCTCTTAAAAACAGCAACCATTATCCCTGCGGTCAATCAAATTCGTCTAGCACCTGGTGTTTATCAAGAGGAGATTGTCGAGTATTGCCGTGAGAAAAACATTGTCATCGAGGCTTGGAGTCCGCTCGGTCGTGGGGAACTATTTAACCATCCAACCATGCTGGCCCTCGCTGAAAAATATGGAAAAACGGTAGCTCAAGTAGCACTTGCTTGGTCATGGGCTCAAGGATTTTTACCTCTACCAAAATCAGTGACAGACAGCCGAATTGTAGAAAATCTGGATTTTGAAGACATTGCCTTGTCAGAGGAAGATATCGTAGCTATCACAGCCATTACAGGTGTGACAGGAGCCTACAATCCAGATGAAGTGAATTTCTAG
- the glyQ gene encoding glycine--tRNA ligase subunit alpha, protein MSNKLTFQEIILTLQQFWNEQGCMLMQAYDTEKGAGTMSPYTFLRAIGPEPWNAAYVEPSRRPADGRYGENPNRLYQHHQFQVVMKPSPSNIQELYLESLERLGINPLEHDIRFVEDNWENPSTGSAGLGWEVWLDGMEITQFTYFQQVGGLATAPVTAEVTYGLERLASYIQEVDSVYDIEWADGVKYGEIFLQPEYEHSKYSFEISDQDLLLANFEKFEVEAKRCLDEHLVHPAFDYVLKCSHTFNLLDARGAVSVTERAGYIARIRNLARVVAKTFVAERKRLGYPLLDETTRAQLLAEEAE, encoded by the coding sequence ATGTCTAACAAATTAACCTTTCAAGAGATTATTCTGACCTTGCAACAGTTTTGGAATGAGCAGGGCTGTATGTTGATGCAGGCTTATGATACGGAAAAAGGGGCGGGAACGATGAGTCCTTACACTTTCTTGCGTGCTATTGGTCCTGAACCGTGGAATGCAGCTTATGTTGAGCCAAGTCGTCGCCCAGCAGACGGTCGTTACGGAGAAAATCCTAACCGTCTCTACCAGCACCACCAATTCCAAGTGGTCATGAAACCAAGTCCAAGCAATATTCAAGAATTGTATTTGGAATCTTTGGAGCGCCTTGGGATCAATCCTTTGGAGCACGACATTCGCTTTGTAGAAGACAACTGGGAAAATCCGTCGACTGGTTCAGCAGGTTTGGGCTGGGAAGTCTGGCTTGACGGTATGGAAATCACCCAATTTACCTATTTTCAACAGGTTGGGGGGCTTGCAACAGCTCCTGTTACAGCCGAGGTGACTTACGGTTTGGAGCGTCTAGCTTCTTATATCCAAGAGGTGGACTCGGTCTATGACATCGAGTGGGCTGACGGGGTCAAATACGGGGAAATCTTCCTCCAACCAGAATATGAGCATTCAAAATACAGTTTTGAAATCAGCGACCAAGACTTGCTTCTAGCGAACTTTGAAAAATTTGAAGTAGAAGCAAAACGTTGTCTTGACGAGCACTTGGTGCACCCTGCCTTTGACTATGTCTTGAAATGTTCGCATACCTTTAATCTGCTCGACGCACGTGGTGCGGTTTCAGTAACCGAGCGGGCAGGCTATATCGCACGGATTAGAAACCTAGCGCGCGTGGTCGCAAAGACCTTTGTGGCAGAAAGAAAACGCCTTGGTTATCCGCTGTTGGATGAAACAACAAGAGCGCAATTATTAGCAGAGGAGGCAGAATAA
- a CDS encoding gamma-glutamyl-gamma-aminobutyrate hydrolase family protein, with protein sequence MKKVIVGITGNEKEMPLMSGLTYVAVAKDLAEGVKAAGGLPIVIPIGTPEMAKDYIQMIDKLILSGGQHVSPQFYGEEQLINSDDYLLERDQFELALIKEALKQEKPIFAVCRGMQLLNVALGGSLKQDVKHHWQPQLEGTLHSLQVRPNSRVSRLFAEGSQINSFHHQSIKDLAPVLKVTARDPRDGTIEAVEGRGRLPILAVQWHPEFLCRDCDSNRQLFDYLVHRL encoded by the coding sequence ATGAAAAAAGTGATTGTCGGAATTACAGGAAATGAAAAGGAAATGCCACTCATGTCTGGCTTGACCTATGTTGCGGTGGCGAAGGATTTGGCTGAAGGGGTGAAAGCTGCGGGTGGTCTGCCAATTGTCATTCCAATTGGGACACCTGAAATGGCGAAAGATTATATTCAGATGATTGATAAATTAATTCTCTCAGGAGGACAGCATGTCAGTCCACAATTTTATGGTGAAGAGCAGTTAATCAATAGTGATGATTATTTACTCGAGCGAGATCAATTTGAACTGGCCTTAATCAAAGAGGCATTGAAACAAGAAAAACCAATTTTTGCTGTTTGTCGTGGTATGCAACTGTTAAATGTTGCGCTAGGTGGTAGTTTGAAGCAAGATGTCAAACACCATTGGCAGCCACAATTAGAGGGAACATTGCATAGTTTGCAGGTAAGACCAAATAGTCGTGTGAGCCGACTCTTTGCCGAGGGGAGCCAAATCAATTCTTTTCATCATCAAAGTATCAAGGATTTGGCACCTGTGTTAAAGGTGACGGCTCGTGATCCGCGTGATGGGACTATTGAAGCTGTAGAAGGGCGTGGGAGATTACCGATTTTAGCAGTCCAGTGGCATCCAGAATTTTTATGCAGGGATTGTGACAGTAACCGACAGTTGTTTGACTACCTCGTTCACCGGCTGTAG
- a CDS encoding MetQ/NlpA family ABC transporter substrate-binding protein, which yields MKLKKLASLAVVAFASVAALAACGSGASKDDNVLHIGVMSLSGSEEARWDKVQELLGDKVKLEFTQFTDYSQPNKAVAENEVDINAFQHYNFLENWNKENGEDLVAVADTYISPIRLYSGTEKGKNKYKSVDEIPDGSEIAVPNDPTNESRALYLLQSAGLIKLDVSGKELATVVNIKENPKKLKVTELDASQTASSLPSVAAAVVNNNFVRDAGLDYKNALYKEQKDENSHQWYNLIAAKSDWEKSPKADAIKELVKAFHTDEVKKVVEESSDGMDEPVW from the coding sequence ATGAAATTGAAAAAATTAGCTAGCTTAGCAGTAGTTGCTTTTGCTTCAGTTGCAGCTTTGGCAGCATGTGGTTCAGGAGCTTCAAAAGATGATAATGTTCTTCACATCGGTGTGATGAGTTTAAGCGGATCAGAAGAAGCACGTTGGGATAAGGTTCAAGAGCTTCTTGGTGATAAGGTAAAATTAGAGTTCACTCAGTTCACAGACTACTCACAACCAAATAAGGCGGTAGCTGAAAATGAAGTTGATATCAATGCCTTCCAGCACTACAACTTCTTAGAAAATTGGAACAAGGAAAATGGGGAAGACCTAGTAGCAGTTGCTGATACCTATATCTCTCCAATCCGCCTTTATTCTGGTACAGAAAAAGGAAAAAACAAATACAAGTCTGTCGATGAAATTCCAGACGGATCTGAAATTGCAGTACCAAATGACCCAACCAATGAAAGCCGTGCGCTTTACCTTCTTCAATCAGCAGGTTTGATTAAACTAGATGTATCTGGCAAAGAATTAGCAACCGTTGTTAACATCAAAGAAAATCCTAAGAAGTTGAAAGTGACAGAATTAGATGCTAGCCAAACAGCGAGCTCGCTTCCATCTGTTGCAGCTGCAGTGGTAAACAATAACTTTGTTCGTGACGCAGGACTTGACTACAAGAATGCCCTTTACAAAGAACAAAAAGATGAAAATTCACACCAATGGTATAACTTGATTGCAGCGAAAAGCGATTGGGAAAAATCACCAAAAGCAGATGCGATCAAAGAATTGGTGAAAGCATTCCATACAGACGAAGTGAAAAAAGTCGTTGAAGAATCTTCTGACGGCATGGACGAACCAGTTTGGTAA